A window from Vigna angularis cultivar LongXiaoDou No.4 chromosome 7, ASM1680809v1, whole genome shotgun sequence encodes these proteins:
- the LOC108337454 gene encoding aldehyde oxidase GLOX1, with the protein MFLLLECLKTNISKLTSIIIVIMILHSIFMMVILRPYYLTISLLILTSPNSSSYVNKMRQPFSIFFTILLLAVTLPPPCAVVSAGSGQWQLLQKSIGIVAMHMQLLHTDTILIFDRTDFGLSNLSLPGGRCRHDPNERVVKTDCTAHSVEYDVASNTFRPLFLQTNIWCSSASVAVDGTLVQTGGFNDGDRVVRTFFPCATCDWKEIPGGLAVRRWYATNHKLPDGRQIIVGGRRQFNYEFYPKSYATAKNAYSLPFLVQTTDLFEENNLYPFVFLNVDGTLFIFANNKAILLDYTKNTVVKTFPNIPGNDPRCYPSTGSAVLIPLRSKTPDFSFTEAEVLICGGAPRGAYTQAKRKRTFIGALTTCARIKITDPNPTWVVETMPGGKGRLMGDMLLLPNGNVLIINGAGSGSAGWEYGRDPVLAPLVYYPDNNPGSRFEILNASNTPRMYHSTAILVRDGRVLVAGSNPHVGYNFSHVIFPTELSIEAFSPPYLEAAFQNVRPRIVGPVSGTRVAYGQTVKVRVDVASGSLVRSLVRVTVLAPPFNTHSFSMNQRMLVLEPSNVTNVDGPTTFEFEVTTPGSPVLAPPGFYLLFVVHQEIPSEGIWIQIL; encoded by the coding sequence ATGTTTCTACTGTTAGAATGCTTAAAAACGAACATTTCAAAGCTCACTTCaatcatcatcgtcatcatgatTCTTCATTCAATATTCATGATGGTGATTCTTCGTCCTTATTACCTCACCATTTCACTACTTATTCTCACTTCACCAAACTCGTCCTCATACGTCAACAAAATGAGACAACCTTTTTCAATCTTCTTCACAATTCTCCTCCTCGCCGTCACACTCCCGCCGCCATGTGCCGTCGTCTCCGCCGGCTCCGGCCAGTGGCAGCTTCTTCAGAAAAGCATCGGCATTGTCGCCATGCACATGCAGCTCCTCCACACCGACACTATACTCATCTTCGACCGCACCGACTTCGGCCTCTCCAACCTGTCCCTCCCCGGCGGCCGCTGCCGCCACGACCCCAACGAACGGGTCGTCAAAACAGACTGCACTGCCCACTCCGTCGAATACGACGTCGCCTCCAACACCTTCCGCCCCCTTTTCCTTCAAACCAACATATGGTGCTCCTCCGCCTCCGTCGCCGTCGACGGAACGCTGGTTCAAACCGGCGGCTTCAACGACGGCGACAGAGTTGTGCGGACATTTTTCCCTTGCGCCACCTGCGACTGGAAAGAAATCCCCGGCGGCCTCGCCGTGCGCCGCTGGTATGCCACCAACCATAAACTCCCGGACGGGCGCCAAATCATCGTCGGCGGCAGAAGACAATTCAACTACGAGTTTTACCCTAAAAGCTACGCCACAGCCAAAAACGCCTACTCCTTACCCTTCCTCGTTCAAACCACAGATCTTTTCGAAGAAAACAACCTCTACCCCTTTGTTTTCCTCAACGTGGATGGCACCCTCTTCATCTTCGCCAACAACAAAGCCATTCTCTTAGACTACACCAAAAACACCGTCGTTAAAACGTTCCCCAACATTCCCGGCAACGACCCCAGGTGTTACCCCAGCACCGGTTCCGCTGTTCTCATACCCCTACGCAGTAAAACCCCAGACTTTTCTTTTACCGAAGCTGAGGTTTTAATCTGTGGCGGAGCCCCGAGAGGGGCTTATACTCAAGCCAAAAGAAAGCGTACATTTATCGGAGCTTTGACAACCTGTGCTCGGATTAAAATAACCGACCCGAATCCAACCTGGGTCGTGGAGACAATGCCCGGAGGTAAAGGTAGACTCATGGGCGATATGCTTCTCCTTCCAAACGGCAACGTTTTGATTATTAACGGTGCAGGTTCCGGAAGCGCTGGCTGGGAATACGGGCGCGACCCGGTTCTGGCTCCGTTAGTTTATTACCCGGATAACAATCCCGGGTCGAGGTTCGAGATTCTTAACGCCAGCAATACTCCTCGAATGTATCACTCAACTGCGATTTTAGTTCGTGATGGAAGGGTTCTGGTTGCGGGGAGTAACCCCCACGTGGGGTACAATTTCTCGCACGTGATTTTCCCCACCGAGCTTAGCATTGAAGCGTTTTCGCCGCCGTATTTAGAAGCGGCGTTTCAGAATGTGCGTCCGAGAATCGTTGGTCCGGTGTCGGGGACGAGGGTAGCCTACGGGCAGACAGTGAAGGTTCGGGTCGACGTGGCGAGCGGGTCTTTGGTTCGGAGTTTGGTGCGGGTGACGGTGCTGGCGCCGCCTTTCAACACGCACTCGTTTTCGATGAATCAGAGGATGCTGGTGCTGGAACCCAGCAACGTGACAAACGTTGATGGACCAACAACGTTTGAGTTTGAGGTGACAACACCCGGTTCGCCCGTTCTTGCACCACCCGGTTTTTATCTACTGTTTGTGGTCCACCAAGAAATTCCAAGCGAAGGAATTTGGATCCAAATTCTTTAA